From Methanococcus maripaludis, the proteins below share one genomic window:
- a CDS encoding ATPase domain-containing protein, whose protein sequence is MKLARIELSRDDVHKRLGGGIPFGSVILIEGEESSGKSIFCQRLAYGFLQNSYSLSYVSTQLTTTEFVKQMMSLKYTINKKLLDGNLLYIPVYPLISENAIKDDFIKKVMHTRAFYEKDIVLFDSISTLVSNDASEVQITDLMAFFKRIASMNKIIIYTVNPKELPESILTILRTSATIVIKTATYSFGGNLKNSAKIEKYNFAKSSFQKVMVFRVDPGLGIAVEISSVA, encoded by the coding sequence TTGAAACTAGCAAGAATAGAGCTGAGCAGAGATGACGTTCACAAAAGACTTGGTGGGGGAATCCCCTTTGGAAGCGTTATCTTAATTGAAGGAGAAGAGTCATCCGGAAAGTCAATATTCTGTCAGCGGTTAGCATACGGATTTTTACAGAACTCTTATTCGCTTTCTTATGTATCAACCCAATTGACAACCACTGAATTTGTAAAACAGATGATGTCCTTGAAATACACCATAAATAAAAAATTATTAGATGGTAATCTTTTGTACATTCCAGTATATCCGTTAATTTCAGAAAATGCAATAAAAGATGACTTTATTAAAAAAGTAATGCATACAAGAGCATTTTATGAAAAAGATATTGTTTTATTTGATTCTATTTCTACATTAGTATCTAATGATGCAAGTGAAGTACAGATCACAGATTTAATGGCTTTTTTTAAAAGAATTGCATCCATGAATAAAATTATAATTTACACAGTAAACCCAAAAGAACTCCCTGAATCAATATTGACAATACTCAGAACTTCTGCAACAATTGTCATAAAAACAGCAACTTATTCTTTCGGGGGAAATCTTAAAAATTCTGCTAAAATTGAAAAATACAACTTTGCAAAAAGTTCCTTCCAGAAAGTTATGGTATTTAGAGTCGATCCAGGACTTGGAATTGCCGTAGAAATATCCTCTGTAGCATAA
- a CDS encoding flagellar protein F, which produces MGFSSTAGLTLLLTTVLICSIYMYSTVDLTSAKVNDAYNQHSEYLKNKLDEKITVVSVEHSSENMNITLLNEGQLTHELDNWDVLYNGTPVNFTITSGELYLAPLESVNISVNASSPGRISVVSEYGNQYYYNLN; this is translated from the coding sequence ATGGGATTTAGTTCAACTGCGGGACTAACGTTGTTGTTGACTACAGTGCTGATATGTTCGATTTACATGTACAGTACTGTAGACCTAACGTCTGCAAAAGTAAATGATGCTTATAACCAGCATTCAGAATATTTGAAAAATAAATTAGATGAAAAAATAACTGTTGTATCAGTTGAACATTCATCAGAAAATATGAACATTACCCTTTTAAATGAAGGGCAATTAACACATGAATTAGATAATTGGGACGTTTTATACAACGGAACTCCCGTGAATTTTACAATCACGTCTGGTGAACTGTATTTAGCACCTTTAGAAAGTGTAAATATTTCAGTAAATGCAAGTTCCCCGGGAAGAATATCGGTAGTTTCTGAATACGGAAACCAGTATTACTACAATTTAAACTAA
- a CDS encoding UbiA family prenyltransferase, with product MDIKAYFELIRLKNCLTASFGAFIGGLIASYFNLAMVDNLILASIVVFLVCGFGNALNDIYDLKIDRINKPKRPIPSKRITLNNAKVFSYSLVAMGLFISLFNISCFLMAVLNSIVLQQYASTYKKNKIIGNLIVAYLTGSVFIFGGIAVGNIDVTIMLFLCALFAMWSREIIKDYEDIEGDIKEKVISIPIKCGERSIYIAAFLLIFAIFLSPLPYLFGFFGIYYIISVVFCDLLFLLGIYKLVFNPSKMEAKKASRNIKIVTNLVLIAFLIGSLFK from the coding sequence ATGGATATAAAAGCATATTTCGAGTTAATCAGGTTAAAAAATTGTTTGACAGCATCTTTTGGGGCATTTATAGGGGGATTAATTGCATCTTACTTCAATCTGGCCATGGTCGATAATTTAATTCTTGCATCAATAGTCGTTTTTTTAGTTTGCGGGTTTGGAAATGCTTTAAATGATATTTATGATTTAAAAATTGATCGGATAAACAAACCCAAACGACCGATTCCTTCAAAACGAATCACCTTGAATAATGCAAAGGTATTTTCATATTCATTGGTAGCTATGGGTCTATTTATATCCCTGTTTAATATATCATGCTTTTTGATGGCAGTTTTAAATTCGATAGTACTCCAGCAGTATGCAAGCACGTACAAAAAAAATAAAATTATTGGAAACTTAATTGTAGCATATTTAACAGGTTCAGTCTTTATATTTGGTGGAATTGCTGTTGGAAATATTGATGTTACAATAATGCTCTTTTTATGCGCTTTATTTGCAATGTGGTCACGAGAAATAATTAAGGATTACGAGGACATCGAAGGAGACATTAAAGAAAAAGTAATTTCAATTCCTATAAAATGTGGTGAAAGGTCAATATATATCGCAGCATTTTTGCTTATTTTCGCAATTTTTTTGAGCCCACTACCATATTTATTTGGATTTTTTGGAATTTATTATATTATTTCTGTGGTTTTCTGCGATTTATTATTTTTACTTGGAATATACAAACTTGTATTCAATCCCTCAAAAATGGAAGCAAAAAAAGCTTCAAGAAATATAAAAATAGTAACAAATCTAGTTTTAATAGCGTTCTTAATCGGTTCACTATTCAAATGA
- the glmS gene encoding glutamine--fructose-6-phosphate transaminase (isomerizing) gives MCGIIGYIGNERASKILLNGLKRLEYRGYDSCGIATIDDTIKLKKNTGKVLEVSKKENFDDMNGFIGIGHSRWATHGGITKDNAHPHYDCIEKICIAHNGIISNYKELKELLISKGHIFKSETDTEVIPHLIEEELKDFKEITEKTYINAIQNTIKKLNGTYALLILNQDFPEMLVGVRNESPLILGIKKDECFIGSDISAFLEYTKLAMPLNDRDIVILRKENDKIDIEVLNDGKQVQRDKIELQWDMESAEKEGYEHFMLKEIMEEPVILKNSMKISKLEIENLGKEIEKCDKIYITAMGTSLHAAMVAEYWFSGLNKLVIPIDSSEFLTKGIVDEKTLVIAITQSGETYDTMKAVKYAKEKGAKTATIVNVLGSTATREADITIMMGSGLEIAVCATKTFMSQLVILYRLFIEYGKIIGKNMDIFEKELLNIPNYVSKVLDEKENISKIAEELTAKNYLFISKGINLANALEGALKFKEITYLHAEGMSSGFLKHGTISLIDENMDTVALIPPSKSELLSPVLSNVEEIKARNGKIIGISPVEDNLKYSIKVPDVIEEVSPFVYATACQLLAYYKAVDLKRDVDKPRGLAKSVTVE, from the coding sequence ATGTGCGGAATTATTGGATATATCGGAAATGAACGGGCTTCAAAAATACTACTAAATGGTTTAAAAAGGCTAGAATATAGGGGATACGATAGCTGCGGAATTGCAACTATTGATGATACAATTAAACTTAAGAAAAATACTGGAAAAGTTTTAGAAGTCTCAAAAAAAGAAAATTTTGATGACATGAACGGCTTTATTGGAATTGGGCACAGCAGGTGGGCAACACACGGCGGAATTACAAAAGATAATGCACACCCGCACTACGACTGCATAGAAAAAATATGTATTGCACACAATGGAATCATATCAAATTACAAGGAATTAAAGGAACTATTAATTTCAAAAGGCCACATTTTCAAATCTGAAACCGATACTGAAGTTATTCCACACTTGATTGAAGAAGAACTAAAAGATTTTAAAGAAATAACTGAAAAAACATATATTAACGCCATTCAAAATACAATTAAAAAACTTAATGGAACGTACGCTCTCTTAATTTTAAATCAGGATTTTCCAGAAATGCTTGTTGGAGTTAGGAATGAAAGTCCACTAATTTTAGGAATAAAAAAAGATGAATGTTTTATTGGAAGCGATATTTCTGCATTTTTAGAATATACTAAACTTGCAATGCCCTTAAACGATCGTGATATCGTAATTTTGAGAAAAGAAAACGATAAAATAGATATCGAAGTTTTAAACGATGGAAAACAAGTTCAAAGAGATAAAATTGAACTCCAGTGGGATATGGAAAGTGCTGAAAAGGAAGGATATGAGCACTTCATGTTAAAAGAAATTATGGAAGAACCAGTAATTTTAAAAAATTCAATGAAAATTTCAAAATTGGAAATTGAAAATCTTGGAAAAGAAATTGAAAAATGTGATAAAATATACATCACTGCAATGGGAACTTCACTTCATGCTGCAATGGTTGCAGAATACTGGTTCTCAGGATTAAATAAATTAGTTATTCCAATCGATTCGTCTGAATTTTTAACAAAAGGAATTGTTGATGAAAAAACACTGGTTATTGCAATAACTCAAAGTGGTGAAACATACGACACGATGAAAGCAGTTAAATACGCTAAAGAAAAAGGTGCAAAAACTGCAACTATCGTAAACGTTCTTGGAAGTACTGCAACAAGAGAAGCAGACATTACAATAATGATGGGATCCGGCCTAGAAATTGCAGTTTGTGCAACAAAAACCTTCATGTCACAGCTTGTTATTTTATACAGGTTATTCATTGAGTACGGTAAAATAATTGGAAAAAACATGGATATTTTTGAAAAAGAGTTATTAAATATTCCAAATTACGTTTCAAAAGTTTTGGACGAAAAAGAAAACATTTCAAAAATTGCAGAAGAATTGACTGCTAAAAACTACCTCTTTATTTCAAAAGGAATTAATCTTGCAAATGCCCTTGAAGGAGCTTTGAAATTTAAAGAAATAACATATTTGCATGCAGAAGGGATGAGCAGCGGATTTTTAAAACACGGGACTATTTCTTTGATTGATGAAAATATGGACACTGTTGCACTAATTCCTCCATCAAAATCCGAGCTTTTAAGTCCCGTTCTTTCAAATGTTGAAGAAATAAAAGCAAGAAACGGCAAAATCATCGGAATTTCACCCGTTGAAGATAATTTAAAATATTCAATAAAAGTTCCTGATGTAATTGAAGAGGTAAGTCCTTTTGTCTATGCTACTGCTTGTCAGCTTTTAGCATATTACAAAGCTGTTGATTTAAAAAGAGATGTGGATAAGCCTCGAGGGCTTGCAAAAAGTGTTACAGTTGAGTAA
- a CDS encoding flagellar protein G has product MASNVFSEVIIFVSVLIITAAVAGILATSTHKISLGISSKGDTLSTQLSQDFEIINDPGNIPRNSINGISTVYIKNTGKTQISIQSDTITAIIDGEIRDISDTSIVNGAGSVLSPSEVGKIEINYNETGFHKIKIVSEHGVSRTITGDVN; this is encoded by the coding sequence ATGGCATCCAATGTTTTCTCAGAAGTAATAATCTTTGTTAGTGTTTTGATAATTACGGCCGCTGTCGCAGGAATTCTTGCAACAAGTACGCACAAAATATCGCTCGGAATCAGCAGTAAGGGCGATACGTTATCAACGCAGTTATCTCAGGATTTCGAAATTATTAATGATCCAGGAAATATCCCCAGAAATTCAATTAACGGAATAAGTACAGTATATATAAAAAATACTGGAAAAACACAAATTTCTATTCAAAGTGATACAATAACAGCAATAATAGATGGAGAAATCCGAGATATTTCTGATACGAGCATTGTAAATGGTGCCGGCAGCGTTTTAAGTCCATCAGAAGTTGGAAAAATTGAAATTAATTATAACGAAACTGGATTTCACAAAATAAAAATAGTATCTGAACATGGCGTATCTAGAACAATAACAGGAGATGTCAATTAA
- a CDS encoding phosphoadenosine phosphosulfate reductase domain-containing protein — protein sequence MFNEDTKFASPYEIKVLNELTGKNFQEDDLILLEKLSGMDYRKRVYVSEDQIGTLEFDLLDLTWKFIPSPLYYMIEDPKISLKYTKKRLKGKYIKEELLENPEELNEALKDDFEYIGVKIGDFLGVGVRKEDRVKVKDLSRKKELDFQKIADYLEYNKEYLDEMVENSIEILQDAVEKYKRKGYAINASFSGGKDSAVCTLISKEVIPDLDVVFIDTGLEYPETLNYVKDFVDKYDINLDTVDGDNFWDNLEKEGIPTKDNRWCNSACKLMPLKRYLKKKYGNRKVLTIDGSRKYESFTRANLDYERKSGFIDFQTNVFPILDWNSIDIWSYIFSKDIIYNPMYDKGFERIGCYLCPSALNSEFLRVKELYPDYFERWVKYLKKYFPESEVLRGFWRWDELPPKMIELEENMGVDIEKKKRLKRITQL from the coding sequence ATGTTTAATGAAGACACAAAATTTGCATCCCCTTATGAAATAAAAGTTTTAAACGAATTAACTGGAAAAAATTTTCAGGAAGATGATTTAATCCTTTTAGAAAAGCTTTCTGGAATGGATTACAGAAAAAGAGTTTACGTTTCAGAAGATCAGATTGGAACACTCGAATTTGATTTACTGGATTTAACGTGGAAATTTATTCCATCTCCTCTTTACTATATGATTGAAGACCCAAAAATCTCCTTAAAATATACTAAAAAAAGGCTTAAAGGAAAATACATTAAAGAAGAGCTTTTGGAAAACCCTGAAGAATTAAATGAAGCATTAAAAGATGATTTTGAATATATCGGGGTAAAAATTGGGGATTTTTTAGGAGTTGGGGTTAGAAAAGAAGATCGGGTAAAAGTAAAAGATCTTTCAAGGAAAAAAGAGCTAGATTTTCAAAAAATTGCAGATTATTTAGAGTATAATAAAGAATACCTTGATGAAATGGTTGAAAATTCAATAGAAATCCTTCAAGATGCTGTTGAAAAATACAAAAGAAAAGGATACGCGATAAACGCATCTTTTAGTGGCGGAAAGGACAGTGCAGTATGCACACTTATTTCAAAAGAAGTTATTCCTGATTTAGATGTAGTATTTATCGATACAGGCTTAGAATATCCTGAAACCCTAAATTATGTGAAAGATTTTGTAGATAAATATGATATCAATCTTGATACTGTAGATGGGGATAATTTCTGGGACAATCTTGAAAAAGAAGGCATTCCAACAAAAGACAATCGATGGTGCAACAGTGCCTGTAAATTAATGCCTCTAAAAAGATACTTAAAAAAGAAGTACGGAAACAGAAAAGTTCTTACAATTGATGGTTCCAGAAAATACGAGAGTTTCACCCGTGCAAATTTGGATTACGAAAGAAAAAGCGGATTTATCGATTTCCAGACAAATGTCTTCCCAATTCTTGACTGGAATTCGATTGATATCTGGAGCTACATATTTTCAAAAGATATTATATATAATCCAATGTATGATAAAGGATTTGAAAGAATCGGCTGTTATTTATGCCCTTCAGCATTAAACAGTGAATTTTTAAGGGTAAAAGAACTTTATCCTGACTACTTTGAAAGATGGGTTAAATATCTTAAGAAATATTTCCCAGAAAGCGAAGTATTAAGGGGATTTTGGAGATGGGATGAACTTCCTCCAAAAATGATAGAACTCGAAGAAAATATGGGTGTAGATATCGAAAAAAAGAAAAGATTAAAAAGAATTACTCAACTGTAA
- a CDS encoding TIM barrel protein produces MLKFGTAGIPINAKNTESALEYLKEINLDAMELEFVRGVNLKAEKAETLAKNLKITLSAHAPYYINLNAKEPEKIESSIKRIVDSAKIISIFNKKNSENKNVVFHSGFYLKQDKDLVYGKIKANIQKILEIMNENKINAILRPETTGKISQFGSVDELIQLSAEIDIMPCIDFSHVFARSLGKINDYDSFSNILSKLENNLGKKGIKDMHIHISGIDFGNGGEKKHFPILNSEFNYMAVLKALKDFECSGTVICESPRLEYDAVILKKNYEEL; encoded by the coding sequence ATGTTGAAATTTGGAACTGCAGGAATACCAATAAATGCTAAAAATACAGAAAGCGCACTCGAATATTTAAAAGAAATTAATCTTGATGCGATGGAGCTTGAATTCGTACGTGGCGTAAATTTAAAAGCTGAAAAAGCAGAAACTTTGGCAAAAAATTTGAAAATTACACTCAGTGCTCATGCCCCTTATTATATCAATTTAAATGCAAAAGAACCTGAAAAAATCGAATCCAGCATTAAAAGAATCGTTGATTCTGCAAAAATAATTAGTATATTCAATAAAAAAAATTCTGAAAATAAAAACGTGGTTTTTCATTCTGGATTTTATTTAAAACAGGATAAAGATTTAGTTTATGGGAAAATAAAAGCAAATATTCAAAAAATACTTGAAATAATGAATGAAAATAAAATAAATGCGATTTTAAGGCCCGAAACTACTGGAAAAATCTCACAATTTGGAAGCGTTGATGAATTAATCCAATTGTCAGCTGAAATTGACATTATGCCGTGCATTGACTTTTCGCACGTATTCGCACGAAGTCTTGGAAAAATAAATGATTATGATTCATTTTCAAATATATTATCAAAACTTGAAAATAATCTTGGAAAAAAAGGAATTAAGGATATGCACATCCACATTTCAGGAATTGATTTTGGAAACGGGGGCGAAAAAAAGCATTTTCCAATTTTAAATTCTGAATTTAATTATATGGCAGTTTTAAAAGCTTTAAAAGATTTTGAATGTTCTGGAACGGTTATTTGTGAAAGTCCTCGATTAGAATACGACGCAGTTATTTTAAAAAAGAATTATGAGGAGTTATAA
- a CDS encoding type II/IV secretion system ATPase subunit — translation MANDFKTAQMNNPHLKNYVEKFKKTYMKVPEFVPSLSRDFKEIRYPNIIYPIGDPIFIHLYGTPNLKTRYIAIEPKLNGSEERKKYFDILDKILEYAPYSDIPENDEEFGKVVTKLFDMVAKVSSQKNEKKKGILSKITDSGKININKSERDKFLYLLKRDLIGLGTLEPIKRDPYIEDIHVIGAKNCQLVHKIYDMLPSNIEWEDEGDISNYLKNMCERIGRPVSDATPIVDGSLPDGSRINILYSGDVSLKGPSFTIRKFTDVPISITQIISWGTMSAQTAAYLWLCLEYGMSIFICGETASGKTTSLNAILPFIKPKSKIFSCEDTSEVKPPNPVWQQLLTRERGPEESRVTLFDLLRAALRSRPNYIIVGEIRSVEGAVAFQAMQTGHPVISTFHAANVRKMIQRLTGDPICIPQTFMDNLNVCLFQLAVYARGKFLRRVVSVEEIEGYYKEVDGVITRGVFEWDPQKDVHNFTGLNNSYILEDKIATVAGYEDPREIYDELDLRVRILEEMIARGIFGYYEVLDIIWSFYEKGLEGLPFQV, via the coding sequence ATGGCTAATGATTTCAAAACTGCACAAATGAACAATCCCCATTTAAAAAATTACGTTGAAAAATTTAAAAAAACTTACATGAAAGTCCCAGAATTCGTTCCAAGCCTTTCAAGAGATTTTAAAGAAATAAGATATCCAAATATAATTTATCCAATAGGTGACCCGATATTTATCCACCTTTACGGAACCCCTAATTTAAAAACAAGATATATTGCAATAGAACCTAAATTAAACGGTTCAGAAGAGAGAAAAAAATATTTCGACATCCTCGATAAAATATTAGAGTATGCGCCATACAGCGATATTCCTGAAAACGATGAAGAGTTTGGAAAAGTAGTCACAAAACTATTTGACATGGTTGCAAAAGTATCAAGTCAAAAAAACGAAAAGAAAAAAGGAATTCTGTCAAAAATAACCGATTCTGGAAAAATAAACATAAATAAAAGTGAAAGAGATAAATTCCTCTATTTATTGAAAAGAGACTTAATCGGACTTGGAACTCTTGAACCAATAAAAAGAGACCCATACATTGAAGATATTCACGTAATCGGTGCTAAAAACTGCCAGCTGGTTCACAAAATCTATGATATGCTTCCATCAAACATTGAATGGGAAGATGAAGGGGACATTTCCAATTACTTAAAAAATATGTGTGAAAGAATCGGAAGACCAGTTTCTGACGCTACACCAATTGTAGATGGTTCTTTACCGGATGGATCAAGGATAAACATTCTTTATTCAGGGGACGTTTCATTAAAAGGCCCATCATTTACAATTCGTAAATTTACAGACGTTCCAATAAGCATTACCCAAATTATCAGCTGGGGTACAATGTCTGCTCAGACTGCAGCATATCTTTGGCTCTGCCTTGAATACGGAATGAGTATATTCATCTGTGGGGAAACTGCGTCAGGAAAAACTACTTCACTAAATGCAATTTTACCATTTATCAAGCCTAAATCAAAAATATTCTCCTGTGAAGATACTTCTGAGGTAAAACCTCCAAACCCTGTTTGGCAGCAGTTATTAACCAGGGAAAGAGGCCCTGAAGAGAGCAGAGTTACACTATTTGATCTTTTGAGAGCCGCATTAAGGTCAAGGCCGAATTACATTATTGTAGGGGAAATCAGGTCTGTCGAAGGAGCTGTTGCTTTCCAGGCAATGCAGACCGGTCACCCGGTAATTTCAACGTTCCACGCTGCAAACGTTAGAAAAATGATACAAAGGCTTACAGGGGACCCGATATGTATTCCACAAACATTTATGGATAACTTAAACGTCTGTCTGTTCCAGCTTGCAGTTTATGCTAGAGGAAAATTCTTAAGAAGAGTTGTTTCAGTTGAAGAAATTGAAGGATACTACAAGGAAGTTGATGGAGTCATTACAAGAGGTGTTTTTGAATGGGACCCTCAAAAAGACGTCCACAACTTTACCGGATTGAATAACAGTTACATCCTTGAAGACAAAATTGCAACCGTTGCAGGATACGAAGATCCAAGAGAAATCTACGATGAACTTGATTTAAGAGTTAGAATTCTCGAAGAAATGATTGCAAGAGGAATCTTTGGATACTACGAGGTTTTAGATATTATCTGGAGTTTCTATGAAAAAGGATTGGAAGGACTGCCATTCCAGGTTTAA
- the flaJ gene encoding archaellar assembly protein FlaJ, whose amino-acid sequence MFFDILPRVGLKPKDYILKFILPASIISILLLILGITYFSGYTRLVVLFLPLLLMGSAIGYPYIELDSQRQKINERLHIFITKFGVLSITDLDRKELMHLLATEKEELGQLATESHKIFVLIKRWNQSLAESCRFLANRSPSSQFGDFLDRMAYSIDSGQELKEFLHGEQDIVMEDYGEFYKRAIYTLDTFKEMYVSAVTSVSFFVTFAIIAPFLLPYDFVTMVTVALLGFVLIEVLLVYAIKSRLPYDRLWHTGEKPTKIDLKLKKWLIISVIGTVLFTLFLLWGKFIGEIPQIMKIPYQIIFALGMSPLAIGGYFAQREENLVIRKEFNFPDFLRSLGDSVSAKGGGMTDSLEYLSSNDFGPLTKDLEGLYKRVSIRVNSQKAWRYFGYDTCSYMIQLFSEMFERCTFLGGNAGVAAHMIGKNFRKIINLRKAKYQSVSQFSGIMYGLAGGMALTLYASAGVANMVNGLYTSLDIPDTMISIVNIITPEDFSLIAYLIYGVLVIYSIVSGYLIKLMDGGHYQVSLMHFVIMLWVASIVGYIAEVMTGSLLGTSLPI is encoded by the coding sequence ATGTTTTTTGATATACTCCCAAGGGTTGGACTAAAACCAAAAGATTACATTCTTAAATTTATACTTCCTGCAAGTATCATCTCAATTTTATTATTAATATTGGGAATAACCTACTTTTCAGGCTACACTCGATTGGTCGTATTATTTCTGCCGCTTCTTTTAATGGGAAGTGCCATAGGCTACCCATATATTGAACTTGATTCTCAACGTCAAAAGATAAATGAAAGACTCCACATATTCATTACAAAATTTGGTGTTCTTTCAATTACTGATTTGGATAGAAAAGAATTAATGCACCTTTTAGCAACCGAAAAAGAAGAATTAGGCCAGCTTGCAACAGAATCTCATAAAATTTTTGTATTAATTAAAAGATGGAACCAGTCGCTTGCAGAATCCTGCAGGTTCTTGGCAAACCGGTCTCCGAGCAGTCAGTTTGGTGATTTTTTAGATCGTATGGCTTATTCAATAGACAGCGGTCAGGAATTAAAAGAATTTTTGCACGGTGAACAGGACATTGTGATGGAAGACTACGGTGAATTCTACAAAAGGGCAATTTACACGCTTGACACGTTTAAAGAGATGTATGTCAGTGCAGTAACTTCAGTATCCTTTTTCGTGACTTTCGCAATAATTGCACCATTTCTACTCCCCTATGATTTTGTAACCATGGTGACAGTTGCACTGTTAGGTTTTGTACTTATTGAAGTACTTTTGGTCTATGCGATAAAAAGCAGACTTCCATATGACCGTTTGTGGCATACTGGGGAAAAACCAACCAAAATCGACTTGAAATTAAAAAAATGGCTAATAATATCAGTTATCGGAACAGTATTATTTACATTATTCCTTTTATGGGGAAAATTCATTGGAGAAATTCCTCAAATAATGAAAATACCCTACCAGATAATTTTCGCGCTTGGAATGAGTCCACTTGCTATTGGAGGATATTTCGCACAGCGTGAAGAAAACCTCGTAATAAGAAAAGAATTCAACTTTCCAGACTTTTTAAGGTCACTAGGGGATTCTGTTAGTGCAAAAGGAGGAGGTATGACTGATTCATTAGAATACCTCTCATCAAACGACTTTGGTCCATTAACAAAAGACTTGGAAGGCCTTTACAAAAGAGTATCCATCAGGGTAAACAGCCAGAAAGCATGGCGATACTTTGGATATGATACCTGCAGCTACATGATACAGCTGTTCTCTGAAATGTTTGAACGTTGTACATTTTTAGGTGGAAACGCAGGGGTTGCTGCCCACATGATTGGGAAAAACTTCAGAAAAATCATTAACTTAAGAAAAGCAAAATATCAAAGTGTCAGCCAGTTCTCCGGGATCATGTACGGATTAGCTGGAGGTATGGCCCTTACCCTTTACGCTTCGGCAGGGGTTGCAAACATGGTTAATGGACTTTATACAAGTTTAGATATACCCGACACAATGATATCGATTGTGAATATCATAACCCCTGAAGATTTCAGCCTTATTGCTTATTTAATCTACGGGGTACTCGTAATTTATTCAATTGTTTCAGGCTACCTGATAAAATTAATGGATGGAGGACACTACCAGGTTTCATTAATGCACTTTGTAATAATGCTCTGGGTTGCATCAATTGTTGGGTATATTGCAGAAGTAATGACTGGAAGCCTCCTTGGAACGAGCCTTCCAATTTAA
- a CDS encoding FlaD/FlaE family flagellar protein yields the protein MNTAALSSILLESQKPAKLEAVPEDAFSLIFAFKWLEYLSERVGQSNIADILEFYYNLGWLSDNAISGLLKFSKGIKIEDDDIASPSGKLTIADHLVSLLFIERLNGKKISSEVLDKLEWEIRRIKRGAEQYYGI from the coding sequence ATGAACACTGCAGCATTATCATCAATATTACTCGAATCCCAAAAGCCTGCTAAATTAGAAGCTGTTCCAGAAGATGCATTTTCATTGATATTTGCATTTAAATGGTTAGAATACTTATCAGAAAGAGTGGGACAATCAAACATTGCAGATATTCTTGAATTCTACTACAACTTAGGATGGTTATCTGACAATGCAATTTCAGGACTATTAAAATTCTCAAAAGGAATAAAAATAGAAGATGACGACATTGCAAGTCCTTCTGGAAAATTAACTATTGCTGACCACTTGGTTTCATTATTATTTATCGAAAGATTAAATGGTAAAAAAATATCAAGCGAAGTTTTAGATAAACTAGAATGGGAAATTAGAAGGATAAAAAGAGGCGCAGAGCAATACTATGGGATTTAG
- a CDS encoding UPF0179 family protein, which produces MKKITLIGSELAKTGNEFIYLGPLEECEPCRFKRICHNNLEIGTRYKIVSVRSANHPCTVHENGVKVVEVTPAEFTIIIESKKALEGVTLTHADVQCDRVCCENYLLCHPEGVSGKYKVASILPEKVECKKGNSLKKISIVPVQQ; this is translated from the coding sequence ATGAAAAAAATAACTTTAATCGGTAGCGAACTTGCAAAAACCGGAAACGAATTTATTTATCTCGGGCCCCTTGAAGAATGCGAACCTTGCAGATTTAAAAGGATATGCCACAACAACTTGGAAATTGGAACGAGGTATAAAATTGTAAGTGTGAGATCTGCAAATCACCCATGTACCGTTCATGAAAATGGAGTTAAGGTTGTAGAAGTAACGCCTGCAGAATTTACAATAATAATTGAGTCTAAAAAAGCTCTCGAAGGAGTAACTTTAACGCATGCAGATGTGCAGTGTGACAGGGTATGCTGTGAAAATTACCTTTTATGTCACCCTGAAGGAGTATCTGGAAAATATAAGGTAGCATCAATACTTCCTGAAAAAGTAGAATGTAAAAAGGGAAATTCTCTTAAAAAAATTTCAATAGTTCCGGTTCAGCAGTAA